Part of the Saccharicrinis carchari genome is shown below.
CTAAAAGATTATTTGAAAAAACGATCGGTATGGATTTTTGGCGGCGACGGATGGGCCTACGATATAGGTTATGGTGGCCTGGACCATGTAATCGCTACTGGGCAGGATATAAATATTTTGGTGATGGACACCGAGGTGTATTCCAATACGGGTGGTCAGGCGTCAAAAGCTACACCAATAGGTGCGGTAGCCAAATTTGCTGCTTCGGGCATGAAGATTCGTAAAAAAGATCTGGGACTAATGGCTACCACTTACGGTTACGTTTATGTGGCACAAGTGGCTATGGGAGCAAACCAGGCCCAGTACTTTAAGGCACTGAAAGAGGCAGAAGCCTATCCCGGCCCATCGTTGATTATTGCCTATTCTCCATGTATAAACCACGGATTAAAAGCCGGTATGGGAGCTTCTCAGGCCGAGAGTAAAAAAGCAGTGGAATGCGGATACTGGCACTTGTATCGTTATAACCCCTTGCTGGAAGAGGAAGGTAAAAACCCATTTATTTATGACTCTAAGGAGCCACAATGGGATATGTTCCAAAAATTCCTGAAAGGCGAAGTGCGATATACAGCCTTGCTAAAAGCGTTCCCGGAGGAAGCGGCAGTATTGTTTAAAGCAGCCGAGGAAAATGCAAAATGGCGTTATAACACTTATAAGCGTCTGGCCAATGTAGATTATGAAGTCGTTTATTAAGCGAAAAGCATAAACCATACATATTATAAGGCGTCTCATGTTTTGGGGCGCCTTTTTTTATTTGTGGTTCGCCACTGCCCAAAAATAAATTTCAAGCGGCCGAATGGTGCTTTGCTGCAGGAGGCCAATAGTTAGTTGCCAATAATGTGGCCAAGTAGGCAACAGTATACTAATCCTATCGAAAATAAAAAGTGTTATAGTTGGAATGTTTTGTACAAAAAGTGTTATATTTGAATAAGTAAAAATACGTAAATAATACGCATGTCTGCGAAACCTTCCATAGTATTAAAGCGTGCAATGTACCAACGTCAGAAAGTGGTACTGTTTAGTTTTGAATATGATACAGAGTTAATAGAAGGCCTTAAACAGCTTCCGGGTTCAAGGTGGAGCGATGCGATGGGTTGTTGGTATCAACCCGAAAATTATTTCGATCTTTCTAAAACATTTGATATTTTTAAATCCAAAGCTTGGTTAGATTATAGCAAACTAAAAAAAGAAAATAATACACAATATGAGCATAATAAACCAAAGGATGTACCAAAGATAAAAGTTGATTTGCCCGATGGCTATATGGAAAAACTTTTCCAAAAAAGGTATAGTGAGAATACCCAACGCGTATATGCTAACTTTTTTAGGAAATTTGCCACTTATTTTAGGGGTGAAAACTTAGATGAACTCAGCGCAGAACAAATTAACGAGTATATTCTCTTATTAATTCAATATGAAAATATTTCGTCATCTAAGCAAAACCAAATAATTAATGCAGTCAAATTTTATTACGAGCATGTTTTGGGCAGAGACAAACAGTATTTTGCGATTGATCGTCCACGGAAAGATAAAAAATTACCGGATGTATTGAGCAAAGCTGAAGTTGAAAAGATGCTATTACTTACCCAAAACATTAAGCATAAGAGTTTGATGGCACTAATTTATTCATGTGGACTTCGTCGAAGTGAGGTTATTAATTTGAAATGTGAGGATATTGATTCGAAGAGAATGCTTATAAAAATTAGGGGCGCAAAAGGGAAAAAGGATAGGTACATACCTTTGAGCGGTGGTGTTTTAGATTTGTTAAGACGTCATTATAAGGAGGAGCGACCTAGTGTTTGGCTTTTTCAGGGGCAAAAAGGTGGGCAATACAGTCCTACTAGTATCGTGAATGCAATAAAAAATGCCGCAGCTAGAGCTAAAGTAAAAAAGCGAGTATATCCTCACATTCTAAGGCATAGCTTTGCTACACATCATTTAGAGCAGGGTACTGATTTAAGGTTTATACAGGTTTGGTTAGGACACGAAAGTTCAAAAACTACGGAAATATATACACATGTATCCCAGAATATTTTTGGTAACTTTAAAAATCCTATTGATGATATGGATTTGGGCGATAAATAGAATTACCGGTTGATAGCCCGCTAATTTGGAGTCGTATCAACACAAATACAATTCGATAAAACGGATATAACAGCACAGCGGTTGATAGCCAAACGTTACAGGGCATTTAAGAAAAAGGACATTCTAAGACTTGAAATATATTGTGTGAAATAAAAACTATTTATAAATTTGTAACGCTTTGAAAACTTTATAGTACATATCTGAATCCCTCTTCAGGGAAAATACGCAAAGTCATTGATATAGTGATGACATTCCTTGTTATGCGTATTCTTTAAATAATTATTTTTTTACAATATTCTCACAAAGAGAGAATTAAAATTGATTCAAATGAAAATTACAGATATTATAACAAAGTCTGAAAAGCCCACGATTTATGAAAAAGGAAACTCCTTTATGTGGACAGACTCATATATTTCAAAGCAAATCTTAAATATCCATCTTAATCCAGAAATAGACCTTGGAAGTCGTAAAATGTCAACTATACAAAAGACGGCAAATTGGATATTAGATTCACAAGCAAAAAAAAGCAATCTAAAAATCCTTGATTTAGGTTGTGGTCCAGGTCTATATTCAGAAATTTTCGCAAAAAATGGGCATCAGGTTACAGGAATAGATATTTCGAAAAACTCTATTGATTATGCTCAAAAAACTGCGAAAGAAAAAAATCTTGATATTGAATATTTCAATGCAAGTTATTTAGACTATGACTTAGGGCAAGAAAAATATGATTTGATAATTATAATTTATACGGATTTAGGAGTTTTATCTCCAGACGATAGAAATATTCTATTAAGAAAGATATACCGAGCCCTAAAAAAAGAAGGAGTGTTTATTTTTGATGTTCTAAATGACAATAAACTTGAACATAAAGTAACTCCCAAAAACTGGGAAGTTGCTAAAAGCGGTTTTTGGAAAAATTGTCCTTATATGGCATTATCTGAGTCGTTTTTATACAAAGAGGAGAAAGTTATACTTTACCAACACCTTGTTATTGATTCTGAAGACAATATTAAAGTATATCGTTTTTGGACTCATTTCTTTAACGAAAAAGATTTAAAACAAATACTTGAAAAGCATGGATTTGCTGATGTAAAGCATAGGGATGATATTATACCGAAAGGAGATATTTGGAATGGGGGAAATGTTGTTTTTACAATAGCATCAAAAAAATAAGGAGGTGTTATGTCATATTTCAATTTCGATAATAGAAAAGTATATTACAAAATAAAGGGGCGAGGCACGCCCCTTTTATTACTACATGGCAATACGGTGTCCTCTAAGATGTTTAGTCAAATTATTAGAAAATATGCTAAAGAGTTTCAAGTAATACTTTTAGATTTTCCCGGGCACGGCAAATCTGATAGATTAACTGAATTTGAAATCGATTTTTGGTTTTATAATTCTAAAGTTGCCTACGCATTGATAAATGAATTGAAACTTGAGAATACCTGTGTAATAGGAACAAGTGGTGGTGCTTTGGTTGCAATTAATTTAGCTTTAGAGCATCCTGAAAAAGTTAAATACCTTATTGCTGATAGTTTTGAAGGAGAATATCCTTTACCCTCTTACATTAGCTCAATTGAAAATGATAGAGAAAGAGATAAGAAAAAGATATTGGCAAAGCTAATTTGGTATTTTTGCCATGGAACCGACTGGAAAAAAATAATTGATTTGGATACTAAAGTGAATATTGAATTTTCAAAAACGGGAAAATCATTTTTTCATAAATCAATTAGTGATTTGAATGTTCCAACATTGTTAACAGGAAGTATGGAGGACGAGTATTGTGATTACCTTGATAAAATATATGGTTCACTACAAGAGCAAAACAAAGACTTGAAGATTCATTTATTTGAGAAAGGAAGTCATCCAGCAATTATTTCAAATAAAGAGAAATTTCTATATTTGATTATGGCGGAAATAAAAAACGCCCTGTAACATTTTGTATAAGTAATGGCAGGAATTGTGTTAAATATCAAAGTTTGTAGCCCGCTCAAACTGCGTAGCGGTTTGAGCGGAAATTACCACGCAAGCTGCCACTACTCATACAATTTACCGTTGGGCTTAATTGAAAAAAACGCATTACTATGCCGAAATACGAATCAGAATTAGAGTTTATAAATCCTACCATTACAGAATACTGGGTGATTGAGGATGAAAATCCTGAAACTAAAAGATTAGCATTTAGGGTTGATAAGCAACACCATAACGTTCAATTCTTTCCGCGAGAAGATGATTTTTTTCTAAATGAAATCCTAATTGAGGGATTTGATAGAATACCTGATGATTTTTCAGACAACGGCTATATTAAGCAAGGTGTTCAGTATTATCTTAACAAGAAATTAGAGAATAAATCAATTACAAGTTTAACAATATCAAAGGAATCTGATAGTGCAATTCGAAAAGTTCGTAATGAAGATAGTTACCGTCTTACTCTTAAATATGATGATTTTAAAACATTAAGAGAAAAATTTATTGTTGTAAATAATCAATCAACTCAGAGTAAAAACGATATATTGGATGGATTTTTCTATAATCTGTTTCCTGATAAATTTGATGAAAGTACAAGTACGGCACAACAACAATATCGAAATGTAATAAAGAATCTTAATACAGATATTATTGAACACCTTACACCTGATGATTTAATGAAATTTGAAGGATTTATTACGGAGTTATTAGATAAAAGATATCAAAGTAATTCACACAAGTTTTTACAATTAGCCAGAACTAAGATTAGAGTTGACACGATTGCAATTGATAGGATTTTAGATGAATTTAAACAAAATGTTAGAAATAGTATAAGTGAAAATCTTTGGGGAAAATATCTTAAAAAGAATCTTTTCCTTTTAGATAGTAAATATGTTAAAATATTGCCTGAATTAAATGTCATACTTAGAGGTTCCAGAAATGTTGATTTCGGTATGATTGACACAAAAGGTTATCTTGACATTTTTGAAATTAAAAAACCTGACACCCCTCTACTTTCAAATGATACTGACAGAGGCAACTATTATTTGCACACAACTACGGTTAAAGCCATAGTTCAAGCTGAGAAATATTTGTTTAATGCCGAGAGAAAAGCTTCGATTTTGGCAGATGATATAAGAAGAGAAGAAAAAATCAATGTGAAAGTAGTTAAGCCAAGAGCAATTTTAATAACAGGTCATTCAGAGCAACTTGACACAGAAGAAAAAAGAGATGATTTTAAAGTATTGAGACAGTCGCTAAAAAATATTGACATAATTCTATATGATGAATTATTAGAGGGGTTGGAGAATCAAAAGAATAAATATTACGACCAGATAATAGAAAGTGAATAACAACTAAGCCCAACATTATATAAAAAACATGGTCGCACAAGCTGACGCACAGCCAAAACCACGATTTTTTATATTTATCGTTATGCGCAACAATAGGAGCGTCCGTGCTTCAAACTAAATTTTGTACCTTTGTGAAATGAAAGAATTGATAAAAAATATTGAAGCATTAGCTGATACATACTCTTCCAATCTAAAAGCGAAGATTGAGGAAAGAAAAAAAGAAATGGAAGAAGATGATAATTCTCATTACTTGATTTATCGAGTTCTAGGAATTACAAATAAAGAAGGAAAACTAATAGATTCCTATCAAAACACAGGACGATTTTTGTATAAATATGCTGGTTCATTTTTAGAGGAAGCAGCTACTTATTGTTTTAAGTTTAAATATCCTGATGGAGAAAAGACTAAGATTCCAAATACTGAAGGAGTTAGACCAAAAACATTTGAAATTGATTTTCTAAACAATACTGATGCTATTGAAATAAAATGGAGAGATGCTACAACTGATGGCGACCATATAACCAAAGAACATTCAAGGGTTAAGACAATAAAGGCTAAAGGTCTTAAGCCTATTAGAGTTATGTTTTATTATCCTCAAAGAACTCAAGCAATTAAAATTCAGGATACTCTTAAAACTTTATACGCAGGTGTTGATGGTGAATACTATGCGGGTGATGACGCATGGAATTTTGTGAAAGATTATACAGGAATTGACTTGAAGGATATTCTAACGAAAATTGCTGATAAAAAAACAAAATCTGAATAATGGAACCAAATAAAATATATGAAGGAGACTGCCGTTATGTCCTGAAAAAAATTGAATCAGAGTCAATCGATATGGTCTATCTTGACCCTCCTTTTTTTACACAAAAAGAGCATTCTCTAAAAACGAGGGATAATAGCAAAGAATACAAATTTGCCGATAAATGGGATTCTATTGAGGAATATATTGAATTAATATCTGACTCAATTACAGAATGTAAAAGAATACTAAAAAAAACTGGTTCTATATTCTTACATTGTGATAAAACAGCATCACATTATATTCGAGTTGCATTAGACAAGGTTTTTGGAATGAATAATTTTCAAAGTGAAATTATTTGGAATTATAAACGATGGTCAAATGCAAAAAAAGGATTGCTTAATTCTCATCAAGTAATCTATTTTTACTCAAAATCTTCCGACTTTAAATTTAATCAGATTTATACTGAGTATTCACCAACAACAAATATCGACCAAATCTTACAAGAGCGAGAACGGGATGAAAATGGTAAATCTGTTTACAAAAAAGATGAGAACGGAAATATTGTATTAGCAAAAGAAAAAAAAGGCGTTCCCCTCTCTGACGTTTGGGATATTCCATATTTAAACCCAAAAGCAAAAGAGCGAGTTGGTTATCCAACTCAAAAACCGGTTTCTCTTTTGCAACAAATAATCAAACTTTGCTCTGATGAAAATGATATAGTTTTAGACCCTTTTTGTGGGAGTGGAACGACTTGTGTTGCATCCAAATTACTTAATAGAAGATATATTGGGATTGATTTATCTTTAGATGCAATTGAATTAGCAAATAAGAGATTAGAAGATTTGATTGTTAGTGATTCAAATTTGCTAAAAAATGGTATAGACAGCTATGTTGGAAAATCTGAGAAAGAACTTGGATTATTAAAGTCAATAGGTGCAGTCCCTGTTCAACGAAACAGTGGAATTGACGGTTTCCTTCAACAGCAAATTAACGGCAAACCGATACCAGTAAGAATTCAAAAAGATTACGAAACCCTTGATGATACAATAAGAGCATTGGATAATTCTACCCAAGCTAAAAATACAGATGTCAGAATTATTATTCAAACAAATGATTCTCGCGGATTATTCCAACTTGATACGAACGCAGTTGTTTTACCTTCAAACGAATTGATAATTAAAGAAAAATTGCAGCGCATAACAATGTATATAGGTAATGGTGGAGATTTGCAGAAAATTGGACAGTTGTAGCTCGCAGGTTGCATCGTGGTAATTTGAAAATTCTTTCTACGCAATCCACCACTACCCATATACTCAACGTTGTATGCAAGCGAAAAAAAGCGACACCGCAACCATCAACACTCGGAATTTAAAAGTAAACGGACTGGATTGTACCTCGCGGAAAAGTTCGTGCAAACTTGAAGGGCATTTATTTTGTTTTTCCCCTCGCACCGATTTTAAGAAGCGATAGTGCAAAATTGCAACCCCACCCACAAACAGCACATTTGCAAATCACACCAGCCAACACTCGACCAAAATTTGCAAAAGAGCTGTTTCTTGCCGACCCACCACCTGCATGTTGATAACTTATTAATAAATACAAAAACACAGTTTCTGATTTCTTTTTATTAAAGCCTAAATTTGACATTTATTGTCAAGATAATTTAAAACAATTTGGAAACAACAGGACAAATAGTTAGACAAACAAGAGAGAAGAAAGGAATGCTCCTCCGTGAATTAGCAGCCGAATTAGAGATTGATTCAGCGATACTTAGCAAAATTGAACGGGGTGACC
Proteins encoded:
- a CDS encoding ApaLI family restriction endonuclease — translated: MKELIKNIEALADTYSSNLKAKIEERKKEMEEDDNSHYLIYRVLGITNKEGKLIDSYQNTGRFLYKYAGSFLEEAATYCFKFKYPDGEKTKIPNTEGVRPKTFEIDFLNNTDAIEIKWRDATTDGDHITKEHSRVKTIKAKGLKPIRVMFYYPQRTQAIKIQDTLKTLYAGVDGEYYAGDDAWNFVKDYTGIDLKDILTKIADKKTKSE
- a CDS encoding DNA-methyltransferase, which gives rise to MEPNKIYEGDCRYVLKKIESESIDMVYLDPPFFTQKEHSLKTRDNSKEYKFADKWDSIEEYIELISDSITECKRILKKTGSIFLHCDKTASHYIRVALDKVFGMNNFQSEIIWNYKRWSNAKKGLLNSHQVIYFYSKSSDFKFNQIYTEYSPTTNIDQILQERERDENGKSVYKKDENGNIVLAKEKKGVPLSDVWDIPYLNPKAKERVGYPTQKPVSLLQQIIKLCSDENDIVLDPFCGSGTTCVASKLLNRRYIGIDLSLDAIELANKRLEDLIVSDSNLLKNGIDSYVGKSEKELGLLKSIGAVPVQRNSGIDGFLQQQINGKPIPVRIQKDYETLDDTIRALDNSTQAKNTDVRIIIQTNDSRGLFQLDTNAVVLPSNELIIKEKLQRITMYIGNGGDLQKIGQL
- a CDS encoding Shedu immune nuclease family protein; the encoded protein is MPKYESELEFINPTITEYWVIEDENPETKRLAFRVDKQHHNVQFFPREDDFFLNEILIEGFDRIPDDFSDNGYIKQGVQYYLNKKLENKSITSLTISKESDSAIRKVRNEDSYRLTLKYDDFKTLREKFIVVNNQSTQSKNDILDGFFYNLFPDKFDESTSTAQQQYRNVIKNLNTDIIEHLTPDDLMKFEGFITELLDKRYQSNSHKFLQLARTKIRVDTIAIDRILDEFKQNVRNSISENLWGKYLKKNLFLLDSKYVKILPELNVILRGSRNVDFGMIDTKGYLDIFEIKKPDTPLLSNDTDRGNYYLHTTTVKAIVQAEKYLFNAERKASILADDIRREEKINVKVVKPRAILITGHSEQLDTEEKRDDFKVLRQSLKNIDIILYDELLEGLENQKNKYYDQIIESE
- a CDS encoding tyrosine-type recombinase/integrase codes for the protein MSAKPSIVLKRAMYQRQKVVLFSFEYDTELIEGLKQLPGSRWSDAMGCWYQPENYFDLSKTFDIFKSKAWLDYSKLKKENNTQYEHNKPKDVPKIKVDLPDGYMEKLFQKRYSENTQRVYANFFRKFATYFRGENLDELSAEQINEYILLLIQYENISSSKQNQIINAVKFYYEHVLGRDKQYFAIDRPRKDKKLPDVLSKAEVEKMLLLTQNIKHKSLMALIYSCGLRRSEVINLKCEDIDSKRMLIKIRGAKGKKDRYIPLSGGVLDLLRRHYKEERPSVWLFQGQKGGQYSPTSIVNAIKNAAARAKVKKRVYPHILRHSFATHHLEQGTDLRFIQVWLGHESSKTTEIYTHVSQNIFGNFKNPIDDMDLGDK
- a CDS encoding class I SAM-dependent methyltransferase; the encoded protein is MKITDIITKSEKPTIYEKGNSFMWTDSYISKQILNIHLNPEIDLGSRKMSTIQKTANWILDSQAKKSNLKILDLGCGPGLYSEIFAKNGHQVTGIDISKNSIDYAQKTAKEKNLDIEYFNASYLDYDLGQEKYDLIIIIYTDLGVLSPDDRNILLRKIYRALKKEGVFIFDVLNDNKLEHKVTPKNWEVAKSGFWKNCPYMALSESFLYKEEKVILYQHLVIDSEDNIKVYRFWTHFFNEKDLKQILEKHGFADVKHRDDIIPKGDIWNGGNVVFTIASKK
- a CDS encoding alpha/beta fold hydrolase; translation: MSYFNFDNRKVYYKIKGRGTPLLLLHGNTVSSKMFSQIIRKYAKEFQVILLDFPGHGKSDRLTEFEIDFWFYNSKVAYALINELKLENTCVIGTSGGALVAINLALEHPEKVKYLIADSFEGEYPLPSYISSIENDRERDKKKILAKLIWYFCHGTDWKKIIDLDTKVNIEFSKTGKSFFHKSISDLNVPTLLTGSMEDEYCDYLDKIYGSLQEQNKDLKIHLFEKGSHPAIISNKEKFLYLIMAEIKNAL